CGCGGTCGTCTACAAGGGCATCGACGCGGTCTGGTACGAGATCGACGCAGCGACGTGGCGCGCCGGCGTATCGCCATGAGCGCCGATCCGCGACCCTCCCTGCGCACGGCGCGATTGCTGCTGCGGCCCTTCGTCGAGAGCGACGCCGGGGACTACGCTGCGCTGCGCTACCACCCCGCCGTCGACGCCTGGCTGATGCCGGCGCCGGCCGACCACGCCGTGGCGGCGCAGCGCGCGCAGATCGCCGAGTACGACCAGCGCTGGACCGCGCATGGCTGCGCGCCGTGGGCCGTGGTCGAGATCGCGGGCGGCCGGCTGGTCGGGCATTGCGGCCTGCGCCGCCTCGACGAGCTCGATCTCGTCGACATGATCTGGACCATGCACCCCGACACCCAGGGCAAGGGCTACGCCAAGGAGGCGGCCGCGGCGGCGCTGGTGTGGGGCTTCGCCAACCTGCCGGTGCCGCGGCTCGGCGCGTTGATCCGCCCCGACAACGCCCGTTCGCAATCGGTGGCGCGCTCGCTCGGCATGACCGTCGAGCGCCGCGTCGAGCGCCGCCCCGGCCAATGGCGCGACATCTGGGTCGTGGCGCGACCCGGCGGCGTCATCTGAATCGCATCCCGCGCCGCCGGGACGCGACCGCCATTACGAGCGCCGCGAGGCGCCCTACGTGTTCGACCAGAGGCGGGTCGTGTAGGCGCCGTCGATGCCGGAATCGATCTGGGCCGCGAGGGCGTCGTCGCCGCCGATCTTCGGCGCGATGATCCTGCCGAACGACACGCGGCCCGGCGCCGGCCACGCCGCCGGATCCCACAGCTTGGCGCGCAGGATCGAGCGGGCGCAGTGGAAGTAGCTGTGCTTGATCCGTATCCGCGTGGCCAGCAGCGCCGGCTTGCCCAGCGAACTCAGCGACGCGACGAGATCGGCGTCGTCGTAGACCTCCGCCGTGCCGGAGACGCGCAGCGTCTCGCCGGTCGCCGGCACCAGCGCGATCAGGCCGATCCGGCCGTTGGCGATGATGTTGGTCAGGCCGAAGGCAGGTTGTTGCCGGCGCGCTCCGGGATCAGCAGGGTGCGCGGATCCTCGACGCGGATGAAGCCCGGTTCGTCGCCCTTGGGCGAGACCTCGATGGTGCCGTCGGCGTTCGTGGTGGCCACCAGCGCGAAGGGGCAGCGCCCCAGGAACGCGATGGACTGCTCGTCCAGCTCGGGCAGGATCTTGGTGAAGGTCCGCTCGTTCGGCGGCTTCACGACCTTGCGGAGATCGTCGACGGTGTCGAGGCGGGCCATGGAGCGCTCCCGGATTCGCGATGCGCCACCATCGGCGAGGTCGCGGCGCGATTCAACCGCGTCGCGCGGCGGGTCTTGCCGGACCGTCGGCGGCGAGCCCGTCCATGTTGACGTAGAGCCGGCGCAGCAGGCGTTTGAGCGTCGCGACGTCGCGGTCCGACAGGCCGGCCACGGCGACGCGTTCGTAGCGCTCGGCGATCGGGATCACGCGCCGCGTCAGCGTCCGGCCGGCACTGGTCAGACTGAGGGTCACGACGCGGCCGTCGCCGCCGGTTCGGCTGCGCTCGACAAGCTTGCGGCGCTGCAGCCCGTCGAGCGCCCGCGACAGGGTCGACACCTCGATGCTGGTGCGCGCCGCCAGCTCGCCCACGGTCTGGCCGTCGCGGTCGGTCAGCGCCGCCAGCGCGCGCCACATCTGCAGCGTGATGCCGAAGCCGCGGACGTCCGCGCTGAACGCCGCGGCGATGCGCGCGCCGGCGCGGTTCAGCAGGTAGGGGACGTAGTCGTCGAGCGGCAGCACGTCAGGCGGCCGTCTCGAGCGTCAGCTTCGTGTGCGAGCCTTCGAAGGCAGGCGCGACCTCCTGCATGAAGCGCTGCATCTGCTCCTTCACCAGCGCGTGCGGCTTGGCGCCGTAGTTGAAGTACAGGATCACCTCGGCGATGCCGGCGGCCTCGACCGCCTTGAGGTCCTCCACGATCTTGGCCGGCGGACCGACCAGGATCGACTTGCTGGTGAGCTTCTCCGGGCGCATGTCGCGCAACAGCTCGACGATCTCGACGAAGTACTTGTAGGTCGGCGGCACCTTCTCGCCCGACGACGAGGGGAACGCCGCGATCAGCGCGTCGTGGAAGTAGCGGATCAGCGCCTCGCGGCCG
The genomic region above belongs to Rhodospirillales bacterium and contains:
- a CDS encoding winged helix-turn-helix transcriptional regulator, whose amino-acid sequence is MLPLDDYVPYLLNRAGARIAAAFSADVRGFGITLQMWRALAALTDRDGQTVGELAARTSIEVSTLSRALDGLQRRKLVERSRTGGDGRVVTLSLTSAGRTLTRRVIPIAERYERVAVAGLSDRDVATLKRLLRRLYVNMDGLAADGPARPAARRG
- a CDS encoding GNAT family N-acetyltransferase gives rise to the protein MSADPRPSLRTARLLLRPFVESDAGDYAALRYHPAVDAWLMPAPADHAVAAQRAQIAEYDQRWTAHGCAPWAVVEIAGGRLVGHCGLRRLDELDLVDMIWTMHPDTQGKGYAKEAAAAALVWGFANLPVPRLGALIRPDNARSQSVARSLGMTVERRVERRPGQWRDIWVVARPGGVI